Proteins co-encoded in one Actinomadura luteofluorescens genomic window:
- a CDS encoding Fur family transcriptional regulator, whose product MLRAAALRVTRPRLAVLSAVHAHPHADTESVIGAVRGDLPKVSHQAVYDSLRALTAAGLLRRIQPSGSVARYESRTGDNHHHVVCRSCGAIADVDCAEGEAPCLTASDDRGYLIDEAEVVYWGLCPACSTAHSS is encoded by the coding sequence ATGCTGCGTGCGGCCGCCCTGCGCGTGACCCGCCCGCGGCTGGCGGTGCTGAGCGCCGTCCACGCGCACCCGCACGCCGACACCGAGTCGGTCATCGGCGCCGTGCGCGGGGATCTTCCGAAGGTGTCCCACCAGGCGGTCTACGACTCGCTGCGCGCGCTGACGGCGGCGGGCCTGCTGCGGCGCATCCAGCCGTCCGGCTCCGTGGCCCGCTACGAGTCGCGGACCGGGGACAACCACCACCACGTCGTCTGCCGCTCGTGCGGGGCCATCGCCGACGTCGACTGCGCCGAGGGCGAGGCGCCCTGCCTGACGGCCTCCGACGACCGCGGCTACCTGATCGACGAGGCAGAGGTCGTCTACTGGGGCCTCTGCCCCGCCTGCTCAACCGCCCACAGTTCCTGA